DNA from Mucilaginibacter mallensis:
CGATATTGACCAGGCTCAATCACCCAATTTTTTAGTTTATCGTTAAAATAGGCGAGATCGTTTATAGCTATGTTTATTAAAACAGGAGCCGTTTGACCCGGTGCTATCATAATCTTTTTAAATGCCTTTAGTTCTTTACCAGGACGCAAAACCGAAGAGTTTAGTTTGCTGATGTAAAGCTGTACAACTTCTTTACCGGCAACACTGCCTGTATTTTTAACCTTTAAGGATACCGTTATTTTATCCCCCTTTTTATACGTTTTCTTGTTGGTGGCCAAATCAGTATAAGTAAAATTGGTATACGACAATCCATAACCAAAACAGTATAAAGGATCAATTTTCTTAGTATCATACCAGCGATATCCAACCAGTATCCCCTCTTTATATTCAGCAGTCAGGTCCTTACCCGGATAAGTATTTAAGGCAGAAGCTGGTGAGTCGTTTAACGAGACAGGGAAAGTAAAAGGCAACCTGCCGGATGGGTTCACTACACCTTTTAAAACATCGGCCAGTGCATTCCCTGCTTCCGATCCGTTAAACCATGACCAAACAATGGTATGATTTGACTTTTTAATTTTATTAAGGTCGTAAGGAGCACCTGCCATTACCACAATAATGGTATTAGGATTAGCAGCGGTAACTGCGTCAACCAATGTCTGCTCTCCAAAAGGCAATTCAAGATTTTTACGGTCATGGCCTTCGCTTTCAAACTCGCGATTGGAACCGATGCACAAAATGGCAATGTCGGTTGTTTTTGCAAGCGCCACGGCCTGGTCGATCAGGGTTTGGTCGGGTTGATCATAACCACTATTTTGCGCGTCAGTATTGTTCGCTAAATACTTAGCCTTGTAACCCTGGGCAAAAGTGACGCTGGCTGTTTTACCGAACCTTGATTTTATGCCCTCTAATGCTGTTATCTCGTGCTGGGCCTTTACCCCTGCACCATAACCGCCCAAAGCAAATGTACGTACCGCGTTGTCGCCGATGACCGCAATGCTTTTAATGTTAGCTGTATTTAAAGGCAATAAATGTGCATCGTTTTTTAATAGTACAACAGACTCTGAGGCAATTTCATAAGCGGCTTTGCCATGCTCCGGGGTGGCTATGCTTCCTTTGGGATGATTCTGGCTCATAGATGTGTGATACATCAGCCATAAAATTCTCCTCACTTTATCATCAATCGTTTTTTCAGAAACCTGGCCTGCTTTTACCGCGGCAAGCAAAGGGTCGGCAAAATACCATTTATCATACGGGCCGCTTGATCCCATTTCAATATCAAGTCCGGCATTTGCCGCCGCTACCGTATGATGTGTGCCGGCCCAGTCGGACATAACCACACCTTTAAAACCCCATTCCTTTTTTAATACTTTATTCAGTAAAA
Protein-coding regions in this window:
- a CDS encoding glycoside hydrolase family 3 C-terminal domain-containing protein; protein product: MRIKFLIAPLATLFFFGNVSAQKAKQMSLQYKIDYMLKRMTLEEKINMLHGNALFSSGGVKRLGIPELTCDDGPLGVREEIKRFDWNSANWTTDSATFLPNGSAIAATWNPALANKYGVVIGEEANARKKDIMLAPAFNICRMPLCGRTYEYYSEDPYLNAQLAVQAVKGIQSQHVAACIKHFAANNQETDRNMMNAIVDERALREIYFPAFKAAVQQGNAYTVMSAYNKLNGYWCSENDFLLNKVLKKEWGFKGVVMSDWAGTHHTVAAANAGLDIEMGSSGPYDKWYFADPLLAAVKAGQVSEKTIDDKVRRILWLMYHTSMSQNHPKGSIATPEHGKAAYEIASESVVLLKNDAHLLPLNTANIKSIAVIGDNAVRTFALGGYGAGVKAQHEITALEGIKSRFGKTASVTFAQGYKAKYLANNTDAQNSGYDQPDQTLIDQAVALAKTTDIAILCIGSNREFESEGHDRKNLELPFGEQTLVDAVTAANPNTIIVVMAGAPYDLNKIKKSNHTIVWSWFNGSEAGNALADVLKGVVNPSGRLPFTFPVSLNDSPASALNTYPGKDLTAEYKEGILVGYRWYDTKKIDPLYCFGYGLSYTNFTYTDLATNKKTYKKGDKITVSLKVKNTGSVAGKEVVQLYISKLNSSVLRPGKELKAFKKIMIAPGQTAPVLINIAINDLAYFNDKLKNWVIEPGQYRLMAASSSKDIRQTVGFNIK